A segment of the Candidatus Pelagisphaera phototrophica genome:
TCCCGCTCCGACAGGCCTTTTTCCACATATGGCTTCCAGTATTTTTCCGGGCAATGAAAAGGGCTGTGTGGGGCATTCGTGCAAATATAGGCCATAAAGGGCTTATCTTTCTTAACACTTTCTTCGATAAAACGCTGCGCTTCCTGAAAGTAAACATCCGTACAGTAGCCTTTGTATTTCTGGGGTTTACCGTTGTGAAAGTAGGTGTCATCGAAATAAGAGTTATCCCAAAAATCAGGTGTTTGCCCAACTCCACCTCCGCCGTGGCGCACGACTTCAGAGAATCCACGATCTTCGGGACGATAAGGATAATTGTCTCCCAGGTGCCATTTGCCAAACATCCCAGTAGCGTATCCGTTATCCAGAAACACATCTCCAAAAGTCAATTCACCCACACGCAAAAAGGATCGACCCATAATCGTGTGCCAAGGGCCCGCTCGATTCGTATAGTGCCCGCTCATGAGGGCCCCTCTTGTTGGAGCGCAAGTGGGAGTCACGTGGTAGTCCGTCAGCCTAACCGACTCACCATAAAGCACATCCGTTGCTGGAGTTTCAAGAATGGGATTACCGTGAGCCGAGATATCTCCATAACCTTGGTCGTCTGTAATGACGAAAACGACATTGGGCTTGTCTGCGGCATAGGCAAACGCAACAAACGAAAACGCCACTAAAAAAGGGCTGAAGAAACGGGATAGCTTATTGAGGTGCATAGGATGAAATATTTCTTTGGGACGGATTAGTGCAAGGCATTAAAAATTCGCGGTCAATCGGGGACCACAAATACTGAAAACTCTCTCAATTGTTTGGTCGAACGCCTGGGCCAATCAACCTTAGACCAATTTATCTGTATTTGAGGTCTCGACCACGAGCTGATTCTAAGGCTAAGAACATCTGATTCGTCCAGGTGGCCTAGTAATCCTCACCTCTATTGCTAGCTTCGCACGATTCTTGCCACTCCTCGAGTTGCTTTCGCATTTCGGCCGCGATCGTTGCGTGCTCGTCGATAATATTTTTCGACTCACTGGGATCATTGTCCAAATCATAAAGCTCCCACTCCACTACAGGAGCCGTTCCATTATCGCTCTTAAGCCTTTTCTTTCCAGGATTGTGAACCAATTTGAAGCGATTGTCATTTAGGGTAGCCATTCCATGCCCTTGGAATCCAATCGGGAACAATCGCCGGGTAGCGTTTCCTTCAATGAGTGGAACGATGGACACACCATCATAAGGTCTACGCTTCTCTTCTGGCAGCGTGTACCCAAGCACATCCAATACAGTCGCGAAGTAGTCGCTCGTCACTGCAGAAACTGATGTCTCACTACCCTCCACAACTTTTTCTGGCCACTCCAGCAGGCCAGGAACACGAACCCCTCCTTCATAGAGCGAGCGTTTTCGCCCCCGAAACGGTTCTGCAGTTCCTTGAGAACGGCCCTTTTTACCGGGATTTCCTTCCGGCCCATTGTCCGCAGCGAACCAAAGCATGGTATCCTCCGCGACTCCCAATTCTCTCAGGGCATTTCGCAAACGCCCCATCTGACGATCCACGGCGGTGATGACTGCATAGTAGTGCTGGGTATTTTCATCTAAATCTGGATACATGGCCAAGAACTCTGGGCCGCCGACTACAGGCAAGTGAGGCGCATGAAACCAGATGACCGCGAAGAAGGGCTCATCCTCCTTAATCGCCTCTTCAATAAAAGGCAAAGCCTTGTCCATGACCATTCGTGCGGTGTCCCCCACCAATCCTTCAGTAGGACCATCCTCAATATTTCGTCCATTGTGGAAAAACAACACTCTTGGGTCTGTGATTCCGTTATGAGCATTCTTAGGGTCGTAGGGGTCCCAGGTCGAAACCGAGTACTCAGTGCTGAACCATTCGTCGAATCCGGACATACCCGGGGTCATGTAGTTCTTTTCCGGATTCCTTCCCTTCTTCCCAGAATAGTCCGGAGCCAAGGTCCCCAAATGCCATTTCCCAAAATGCCCTGTGGCATAGCCATGGTCTCTTAGAACTTCCGCCAATGTTATCTCATCTCGCTTCAAATGGCCCTGGTTCGCTGTGGGAATTCCATATCTATAGGGGTGCCTCCCCGTAAGCACAGAGCCTCGCGTCGGACTGCAAACCGGGGCGGCCGCATAGAAGCGTTCGAACCGCATTCCCGCCTTAGCCATCCGGTCGAGCT
Coding sequences within it:
- a CDS encoding sulfatase family protein, which gives rise to MKVVLSVFFTILAVPVFAAKPNIILCMADDLGWGDVGFNGNETVITPELDRMAKAGMRFERFYAAAPVCSPTRGSVLTGRHPYRYGIPTANQGHLKRDEITLAEVLRDHGYATGHFGKWHLGTLAPDYSGKKGRNPEKNYMTPGMSGFDEWFSTEYSVSTWDPYDPKNAHNGITDPRVLFFHNGRNIEDGPTEGLVGDTARMVMDKALPFIEEAIKEDEPFFAVIWFHAPHLPVVGGPEFLAMYPDLDENTQHYYAVITAVDRQMGRLRNALRELGVAEDTMLWFAADNGPEGNPGKKGRSQGTAEPFRGRKRSLYEGGVRVPGLLEWPEKVVEGSETSVSAVTSDYFATVLDVLGYTLPEEKRRPYDGVSIVPLIEGNATRRLFPIGFQGHGMATLNDNRFKLVHNPGKKRLKSDNGTAPVVEWELYDLDNDPSESKNIIDEHATIAAEMRKQLEEWQESCEASNRGEDY